In one Echinicola marina genomic region, the following are encoded:
- a CDS encoding plasmid mobilization protein encodes MGKRNKSRLKQVESRIPEQRYHELVNLLSKSQNATMSALIRDILSNKTIICKNHDETADLLLDQMHSIQMEIHAIGVNINQITRHFNSLNDPLWKKSLVKQLEKQLALVGNKMEELERGLQKSFS; translated from the coding sequence ATGGGGAAAAGAAACAAATCAAGGCTCAAACAGGTGGAGTCAAGGATACCTGAACAACGGTACCATGAATTGGTTAACCTGCTTTCAAAATCGCAAAATGCTACTATGAGCGCTCTGATCAGGGATATTCTTTCCAATAAAACCATCATCTGCAAAAACCATGATGAAACGGCAGACCTCCTTCTAGATCAAATGCATTCCATACAAATGGAGATCCATGCCATTGGGGTGAATATCAATCAGATTACCAGACATTTCAATAGCCTGAATGATCCCTTGTGGAAAAAATCCTTGGTGAAACAATTGGAAAAGCAATTGGCATTGGTAGGAAATAAAATGGAAGAACTGGAAAGGGGTTTACAAAAGTCCTTTAGTTAA
- a CDS encoding relaxase/mobilization nuclease domain-containing protein — protein MVARISLGRNILGLLYYNEDKVKDKKASVLMANGFGTNGESGSLKYKHERFLYYTQKNSRAKLNAFHVSLNFSPKDQLDEAQKAFIAQEYMNRIGFGSQPYLVYEHMDAGHPHLHIVSTNITREGKRIETHNLGREKSEKARKELEKELGLVVAEQQKEQVLSIQPLESLKYGKKESKAAMGNIITEVMRTYSYGSIGELASILRQFNIVLIQGEKGTKMYENKGLAYSALDNKGKRIGVPIKASAFYSKPTFSRLQKRMEHSKMKKEVLVSTTRNKGLGALKISKGKGKGAFEENLKKAGLAADFHYSKDGKVFGLTIIDHVNRSAFKASELSRSLSGQKVYAQLHPKEGDKKLTKVTVNPPRYGKGPFRYSTNKDGPNADPYLWKEEGKGALASFISKVEAILRPEWEELADPFDKRKKRKKRRKKL, from the coding sequence ATGGTAGCCCGGATCAGCTTGGGGAGAAATATCCTTGGCCTGTTGTATTATAATGAGGATAAGGTGAAGGATAAAAAGGCAAGCGTTTTAATGGCCAATGGTTTTGGAACAAATGGCGAAAGTGGCTCATTGAAATATAAGCACGAAAGGTTTCTCTACTATACTCAAAAAAATTCCAGGGCCAAGCTGAATGCCTTTCATGTTTCCCTGAACTTTTCACCTAAAGATCAATTGGATGAGGCCCAAAAGGCCTTTATCGCACAGGAATATATGAATCGTATCGGTTTTGGAAGCCAGCCCTATTTGGTCTATGAACATATGGATGCCGGACACCCCCATCTTCATATTGTCAGTACCAATATTACGCGGGAAGGAAAGCGAATAGAAACGCATAATCTCGGAAGGGAGAAATCTGAAAAAGCCAGAAAGGAACTGGAAAAAGAGCTGGGCTTAGTGGTGGCGGAACAACAAAAAGAACAGGTGCTAAGTATCCAGCCTTTGGAAAGCCTGAAATATGGAAAGAAGGAAAGCAAAGCTGCAATGGGCAATATTATCACGGAGGTAATGAGGACTTATTCCTATGGCTCGATTGGTGAGCTTGCTTCCATATTGCGGCAATTCAATATTGTATTGATTCAGGGAGAAAAGGGAACCAAGATGTATGAAAATAAGGGCTTGGCCTATAGCGCATTGGATAATAAGGGAAAACGGATTGGTGTCCCCATAAAGGCAAGCGCCTTTTATTCGAAACCAACCTTCTCCAGACTCCAAAAGAGGATGGAGCACAGCAAAATGAAAAAGGAGGTTTTGGTTTCAACCACTCGAAATAAGGGGTTGGGAGCCCTGAAGATTTCCAAAGGGAAGGGGAAAGGGGCATTCGAGGAAAATCTTAAAAAGGCTGGTTTGGCAGCTGATTTTCATTATTCCAAAGATGGGAAGGTTTTTGGCCTTACTATCATAGATCATGTCAATAGATCTGCTTTCAAGGCATCGGAATTATCCAGATCGCTAAGTGGCCAAAAGGTTTATGCCCAGCTTCATCCAAAGGAGGGGGATAAAAAACTGACTAAGGTGACGGTTAATCCACCTAGATATGGAAAGGGGCCTTTTCGTTATTCCACAAATAAGGATGGGCCAAATGCAGATCCTTATTTGTGGAAGGAAGAAGGTAAGGGCGCTTTAGCTTCTTTCATAAGTAAGGTCGAAGCAATTTTGCGTCCAGAATGGGAGGAGCTAGCCGATCCTTTTGATAAAAGGAAAAAGAGGAAAAAACGAAGAAAAAAACTTTGA
- the mobC gene encoding conjugal transfer protein MobC: MIKGKRGKNEEKNFDMATGENTQALRKILDLTRKASLAVLMIHLYLELPILFDRWGLVKPLWDNFIQKLGELPFLGNTIYAKSLSLGLLFISLLGTKGKKDIKVKWSSALMCLFLGGNLFLFSNYWRRLTMDPLTLEFSYGISMIIGYLMVLWGGGRLSRFLKDQGSKGVFNRENETFPQEERKLVNAYSINLPAKYQLKNKIRNSWVNIINPFRALLVLGTPGSGKSYFVIRHVITQHIAKGFSMFVYDFKYDDLSRIAYNALIKNKGAYKILPSFYTINFDDLEHSHRCNPLEPSTMLDITDASESSRTIMMGLNREWIKKQGDFFVESPINFLTAVIWFLKKYQKGKFCTLPHVIEMMQVDYDKLFSVLRTEPEIEVLINPFVSAYLQGAAEQLEGQIASAKITMARLSSPQLYYVLSESEFTLDINHPKEPKVVCMGNNPQKQQVYGAVLSLYISRITKLVNQKGKLKSSLIFDEFPTIYFNGMDNLIATARSNKVATCLGVQDYSQLKKDYGREQAEVIMNTVGNIISGQVLGDTAKQLSDRFGKIRQKRLSQSINSNDTSISHSTQLDLAVPQSTIASLSSGEFVGLVADTPDQPMELKGFHGKIINDHTAIRKEEGAYKDIPACRTLGDREVNENYKRIKAEVNELIESELERMMDTPALMGLIIQKG, encoded by the coding sequence TTGATAAAAGGAAAAAGAGGAAAAAACGAAGAAAAAAACTTTGACATGGCCACAGGAGAAAACACGCAGGCCCTGAGAAAAATTTTGGACCTTACCCGGAAGGCCAGTCTAGCAGTATTAATGATCCATTTATATTTGGAGCTTCCCATTCTCTTTGATCGGTGGGGCTTGGTAAAACCACTTTGGGACAACTTTATCCAGAAATTGGGCGAGCTGCCATTTCTGGGAAATACAATTTATGCCAAATCCCTGTCCCTGGGCCTGCTTTTTATAAGCCTTTTGGGAACAAAGGGTAAAAAGGATATAAAGGTGAAATGGTCTTCTGCATTGATGTGCCTTTTTCTGGGCGGTAATCTCTTTTTGTTTTCAAATTATTGGAGGAGACTGACAATGGATCCTTTGACCTTGGAATTTTCTTATGGCATTTCCATGATTATCGGCTATCTGATGGTGCTATGGGGAGGAGGGAGGTTATCCAGATTCCTGAAAGACCAAGGCAGCAAAGGTGTCTTCAACAGGGAAAATGAAACCTTCCCCCAAGAGGAAAGAAAGCTGGTCAATGCCTATTCCATAAATCTGCCAGCCAAATACCAACTGAAAAATAAAATCAGAAACAGCTGGGTCAATATCATCAACCCTTTCCGTGCATTACTGGTACTGGGGACACCCGGATCGGGCAAAAGTTATTTTGTGATCCGTCATGTGATAACCCAGCATATTGCCAAGGGTTTTTCCATGTTCGTCTATGACTTTAAATACGATGACCTATCAAGGATTGCCTATAATGCACTGATCAAAAACAAAGGAGCCTATAAAATACTTCCATCGTTCTATACCATCAATTTTGATGATCTGGAACATAGTCACCGCTGCAATCCCCTTGAACCTTCTACCATGCTGGATATCACTGATGCCAGTGAATCTTCCCGAACCATTATGATGGGACTCAACAGGGAATGGATAAAAAAGCAGGGGGACTTCTTTGTGGAATCCCCCATCAATTTTTTGACTGCGGTCATCTGGTTTTTGAAGAAATACCAAAAGGGTAAATTTTGCACCCTGCCCCATGTCATTGAAATGATGCAAGTGGATTATGATAAGTTGTTTTCTGTATTAAGAACGGAACCGGAAATAGAAGTGCTGATCAATCCATTTGTTTCGGCTTATCTCCAAGGGGCTGCCGAACAACTGGAAGGGCAGATTGCCAGTGCCAAGATCACCATGGCCAGGCTTTCCTCACCACAGCTTTATTATGTGCTTTCTGAAAGTGAATTTACCCTGGATATCAATCATCCCAAGGAACCCAAAGTAGTCTGCATGGGCAACAATCCCCAAAAGCAGCAGGTATATGGAGCAGTGTTGAGTTTGTATATTTCAAGGATTACCAAGCTGGTCAACCAAAAGGGAAAACTAAAATCCAGCCTGATTTTCGATGAATTTCCCACCATTTATTTTAATGGTATGGATAACCTGATCGCAACGGCCCGGAGCAATAAAGTGGCAACTTGTTTGGGGGTACAGGATTATAGCCAGCTAAAAAAAGATTATGGCAGGGAGCAGGCCGAGGTGATCATGAATACGGTCGGGAATATCATCTCGGGACAGGTACTGGGGGATACGGCCAAGCAGTTGTCCGATCGTTTTGGGAAGATCAGACAAAAAAGGCTGAGCCAATCCATCAACTCCAATGATACTTCTATCAGCCATTCCACCCAACTGGACCTGGCCGTACCACAATCTACCATTGCTTCTCTTTCCTCTGGGGAGTTTGTGGGACTGGTGGCCGATACACCGGATCAACCCATGGAGCTGAAGGGATTTCATGGAAAGATTATCAATGACCATACCGCAATTAGGAAAGAAGAAGGTGCCTATAAAGATATCCCAGCCTGTAGAACTTTGGGGGATAGAGAAGTCAATGAAAACTATAAAAGGATCAAGGCTGAGGTTAACGAGCTAATTGAATCGGAATTGGAAAGGATGATGGATACACCAGCATTAATGGGACTGATTATCCAGAAGGGTTAA
- a CDS encoding Fic family protein, producing MLSSFLANFNRSLQIFREKHPAPKWTDEFRNTLINDFTFFSSRLEDDQIQYGETIQFLNNEMVRKGKMKSLLDVANHKDTLQGIIDQIETFECSEKIIKDIHRKLMSSELAWETDFKTELIGEYRNIPTIGYRQPLYPNKEYAPHYNLEMIMGSHVDIFKRKFESIDNSKDEKHLLTALAYFHNKFLNEIHPFADGNGRVCRIVMGAVLMQHQCPPVFTQIKSESDRKAYIETIITCENSNSDLPLVQFLAEGMTKYLQGKID from the coding sequence ATGTTATCATCTTTTTTAGCGAATTTCAATCGATCCCTTCAAATTTTCAGAGAAAAACATCCTGCCCCAAAGTGGACAGATGAATTCAGAAATACGCTTATCAATGATTTCACATTTTTCTCCTCCCGTCTGGAAGATGATCAGATTCAGTATGGGGAAACCATACAGTTTTTGAATAACGAAATGGTAAGAAAGGGAAAAATGAAAAGTCTATTGGATGTAGCCAATCACAAAGACACACTTCAGGGAATCATTGACCAGATTGAAACATTTGAGTGCAGCGAGAAAATAATTAAAGATATCCACCGGAAATTGATGAGCAGCGAATTGGCTTGGGAAACCGATTTCAAAACCGAACTTATCGGTGAATATAGAAATATCCCAACAATAGGATACCGCCAGCCCTTGTACCCCAACAAAGAATACGCTCCTCACTACAACCTTGAAATGATTATGGGATCACATGTGGATATTTTTAAACGGAAATTCGAGTCTATTGACAATTCAAAAGACGAAAAGCATCTTTTAACTGCCTTGGCTTACTTCCATAACAAGTTCCTGAATGAAATACATCCATTTGCTGATGGTAACGGACGAGTCTGTAGGATAGTAATGGGAGCTGTATTGATGCAACATCAATGTCCACCTGTGTTTACCCAGATAAAGTCTGAAAGTGATAGAAAAGCCTATATTGAAACCATCATCACCTGTGAAAATTCTAATTCAGACCTCCCACTTGTCCAGTTTCTCGCTGAAGGAATGACTAAATATTTACAGGGTAAAATTGATTGA
- a CDS encoding ArdC family protein — MKRSTKYSKKDVYQIVNERIMSSLEKGIIPWKQPWSVMGLPKNYQSGKAYKGINLWLLLSCGHGKPYYLTFKQAESLGGKVKKGSKSIPIVYWNFVYQHKETGKKLTEQEARKLPKGLVDRRAFLKYYNVFNIADVECVDWELPETSSKQPFRPIKACEDLLERIPDLPAIKYNEAQAYYYPKKDYINMPEKELFRSEGHFYQTLFHELVHSTGHQKRLNRKELWGAADKDKSAYSKEELTAEMGASYLSNLCGIWEEAQQENFSAYIQHWLGQLKKDKKLLVESAAKAQKAVEYLTGGKD; from the coding sequence ATGAAGCGTTCAACAAAGTATTCCAAAAAAGATGTTTACCAGATTGTCAATGAAAGGATCATGTCCAGCCTTGAAAAGGGCATAATCCCGTGGAAGCAACCATGGTCAGTCATGGGATTGCCCAAAAACTACCAGTCAGGGAAGGCGTACAAAGGAATCAACCTTTGGTTACTGTTAAGCTGTGGCCATGGGAAGCCCTATTATCTGACCTTCAAACAAGCGGAAAGCCTGGGAGGGAAAGTAAAGAAGGGATCTAAATCCATCCCGATCGTTTACTGGAATTTTGTTTATCAACATAAGGAGACAGGAAAAAAACTGACCGAGCAGGAAGCCAGAAAATTGCCCAAAGGCTTGGTGGACAGGCGCGCCTTCCTGAAATACTATAATGTGTTCAATATTGCAGATGTAGAATGTGTGGATTGGGAACTGCCCGAAACTAGTTCTAAACAGCCTTTTAGACCAATTAAGGCCTGTGAGGATTTATTGGAGAGAATACCTGATCTCCCAGCCATTAAATATAATGAGGCGCAGGCTTACTATTATCCCAAAAAGGATTATATCAATATGCCTGAAAAGGAACTGTTCAGAAGTGAAGGACATTTTTACCAGACACTGTTCCATGAGCTGGTTCATTCGACCGGCCACCAGAAAAGGCTTAACAGAAAGGAGCTATGGGGTGCAGCTGATAAAGATAAGAGTGCTTATAGCAAGGAAGAGCTGACTGCTGAAATGGGCGCCAGTTACCTGAGTAATCTATGCGGTATTTGGGAGGAGGCCCAACAGGAAAATTTCTCAGCATATATACAGCATTGGTTGGGACAGCTGAAAAAAGACAAGAAGCTATTGGTAGAATCCGCTGCCAAAGCCCAGAAAGCAGTGGAATACCTTACTGGAGGAAAGGATTAA